The Nitrospinota bacterium genomic sequence GAGGGTCGTCTTTCCGCGATCGTTATCGCCCGCTTCCAGGGTAATGTCGAGTTTCGGTTCGCTTGCAAATCCATTCGAGGTGATCGAAATAATACCGCCGAAGGCGTTCGCCCCGTAAATGCTTGAGGCCGGGCCTAGAATTATTTCCACCTTCTCAACTTTTTCCAGAGCCACCTGCTCACCGGCATCAAAATGTCCGTAATAGAGATGACGCACCTGGACACCGTCCACTATCAGTATCATCTTGTCGTTGTAACGATCGATAATTCCGCGCCCCCAAATGGTTTTGTGCCTCTTTCGATATTGGTTTGTCTGTATCCCCGGCACGAATTGTAAAAGCTCGTCGAGTCTTCTGACGCCAAGCCTGGTGAAGTCTCTTTTGGAAAAACTGTAAATGGTTCCCGGAGCCTTTACATATTCAGTCGGTATCAGGGAGGCTGCGGTAAAGACCTCTATGTCCATGAGGTCCTTAAGCGACATCTCGAAATAATCGGCGTCCGTATGAGAGCTTGCCGAAACGATGTCTTCTCCGTATGCGGGAGCGATTAAGTATGTTGGCGCGGAAAGGAACGCTGTCAATAAAATGATATTCAGCATTTTTGCATTGAGCAAACCGGATCGAATCAGCACAATTTCCCCTTTCGCAAAAAGCTTTCTCTTCATAACGGTATGTCGCTGTTTGTTTTTGCCGGCTTTTCTCAGATGATGATACGCGTATCCAAATTGAGTGATAAAAGGACCTGCGTGTCCTGTTTCTGAGACCCCATCTCGTACAGTTTCATTATAGATTATAGTACGGCCATATCCAAAAATTCTGAAAAAGGAACGCTGTCCATTGAAGCCTCATAATTGTCTGCGGCGTTTGTTTGAAATTAATCGGAGAAGGCTGTGTTTATCTTTTTAATCATTTCGGAGGAGATATTTTTCAAATCCTTGAATCTTGCAAATTCCTCATTTTTGGTCAATGCCGGATTGATGTATACGGCTTCCATGAGCGTTCTTGAAGCTCCGGCCTGATCCTGCATTTCCAGATATGCCATCGCCATATCGCATAGTACATATTCCATCTGTCTTGGCCTGTGAGCGAGAATCTTTTTATAGGCTGAAATTGCCTCTTCGGTTTTGCCGGTCTCCCTGAGGCTGTCCGCGTAACGCAGACCCGAGATCTTCATAAGCTCAATTATTGTTTTTTTGTCAGGTATATCATGCGAAAGCATTTCAAGATATTTGTTGAATGCCCTTTGCGGGACGCCGTTGTTTCTCAGTTCCGTTGAATATTTATTCAATACCGCCGGCGCCATATTGGGATTTTCGGAAATTATCAGAGAGATCATCTCTTCGGCTTTTTCAAACTTTTTGTTTCTCGCAAACAGCATCGCTCTGTCGAGGCATATATGTTTGTCGGAAACCGAATCGTAAAAATCGAGACCGTCTACCTTGTTTAAGATACGGGTGGAAAGGTCGGCTATCTGGGCGTCAAAATCGAAAAAACCGATGTTCCTGAAATCCGCTTCTACGATGGCGGTAAGTATCTTGCTATACGGAGTTTTAATGTCCATTTCAGGGGCATCCTTGTGGCGGAATTCCATGGCTTCCGCAAGCTTTACCGCTTCATGCAGATATTTCATCCCCATTTTAAAATATTTGTTCACCTCTTCCGGTTTGTTTACGATAGTTTCCTTCTTCAGTATCGCGAAACAGCAGGTGCTGATCATGGCGTAGGGTTCGGGGAGTGATTGCTCAAGTCTGTTTGCTTCTCTGTAATCGTTCAGCGCCTGGGTGATCTGTTCGATCCTGTAATAGGCGTCCCCTCTTTTGACAAGTGTTTTTGCGTTGGGGCCGATATCAATTGCCTTAGTAAGTATCTTTATCGCTTTTTCATATTCCCCATTTTCAAGAAGCTTCTCCCCTTCGTGGAGGAAT encodes the following:
- a CDS encoding tetratricopeptide repeat protein, with product IGTVNTDKQIEIFRQLGNFGIRYACFISPNTLPEKNAEELLDHLAKYTELLNNGFKEAESGRDSHAKTNVQKPMDYKKFLHEGEKLLENGEYEKAIKILTKAIDIGPNAKTLVKRGDAYYRIEQITQALNDYREANRLEQSLPEPYAMISTCCFAILKKETIVNKPEEVNKYFKMGMKYLHEAVKLAEAMEFRHKDAPEMDIKTPYSKILTAIVEADFRNIGFFDFDAQIADLSTRILNKVDGLDFYDSVSDKHICLDRAMLFARNKKFEKAEEMISLIISENPNMAPAVLNKYSTELRNNGVPQRAFNKYLEMLSHDIPDKKTIIELMKISGLRYADSLRETGKTEEAISAYKKILAHRPRQMEYVLCDMAMAYLEMQDQAGASRTLMEAVYINPALTKNEEFARFKDLKNISSEMIKKINTAFSD